Proteins from a single region of Nomia melanderi isolate GNS246 chromosome 11, iyNomMela1, whole genome shotgun sequence:
- the Rpb11 gene encoding DNA-directed RNA polymerase II subunit RPB11 yields MNAPPTFESFLLYEGEKKIIKEQDTKVPNAAIFTVNKEDHTLGNMIRNQLLKDPQVLFAGYKVPHPLEHKFVIRIQTTSDYTPHEAFMHAITDLIAELSLFEERFKEAIKEKKEGLD; encoded by the exons ATGAACGCACCTCCTACCTTTGAATCATTTCTCCTATACGAGGGAGAGAAAAA aataattaaagAGCAGGATACCAAGGTGCCCAATGCAGCAATCTTTACTGTTAATAAAGAAGACCATACACTTGGAAACATGATCCGCAA TCAACTATTAAAGGATCCTCAGGTTCTGTTTGCTGGATACAAAGTTCCACATCCACTGGAACACAAATTTGTGATTAGAATACAAACAACATCAGATTATACACCACACGAGGCTTTCATGCATGCAATTACAGATTTAATTGCAGAACTTTCATTGTTTGAGGAGCGGTTTAAA gAAGCTATCAAAGAAAAGAAGGAGGGTCTTGATTAA